In Blastopirellula sp. J2-11, a single genomic region encodes these proteins:
- the hpnH gene encoding adenosyl-hopene transferase HpnH, whose protein sequence is MGVPVSQMWTVASYVLKKRLSGRRRYPLVLMLEPLFRCNLACAGCGKIQHPVETLRRHLTPEQCFRAVDECGAPIVSIPGGEPLLHPQINEIVDGLVARKKYIYLCTNALKLEAALPSFTPSKYLSFSVHMDGPREEHDAAVCRDGTYDIAASAIKAAIDGGFRVTTNTTIYDGVHPERIRDFFDDMMELGVEGMMISPGYRYEKAPDQDHFLARNETKSLFRQLLDNARNWRFNQSPLFLEFLKGNYQLECTPWGNPTYNLFGWQKPCYLMDEGYCETFAELMATTQWENYGCASGNPKCADCMVHSGYEPSAVDATFGSLGGFWNTVKLTLLGPPKQSTKPLAAPADRSPQELKLRRDIPSAKPSPTTRPDDIPLPLINDR, encoded by the coding sequence ATGGGCGTACCCGTCTCGCAAATGTGGACTGTGGCCAGTTACGTGCTGAAGAAGCGCCTCTCAGGGCGTCGGCGCTATCCGCTGGTTTTGATGCTCGAACCTCTCTTTCGCTGTAATCTGGCTTGCGCTGGTTGCGGCAAGATTCAGCATCCGGTCGAAACGCTTCGTCGCCATCTGACGCCGGAGCAATGCTTCCGCGCGGTGGACGAATGCGGAGCGCCGATCGTTTCGATCCCCGGCGGCGAACCGCTGCTTCACCCGCAAATCAACGAGATTGTCGACGGTCTAGTCGCCCGCAAAAAGTACATTTACCTCTGCACCAACGCATTGAAGTTAGAAGCGGCGCTGCCAAGCTTTACGCCTAGCAAGTACTTGTCGTTCTCAGTTCACATGGATGGTCCGCGCGAAGAGCATGACGCCGCCGTCTGCCGCGACGGAACGTACGACATCGCCGCCAGCGCCATCAAAGCGGCGATTGACGGGGGCTTTCGCGTGACGACCAACACCACCATTTACGACGGCGTCCATCCCGAGCGGATTCGCGACTTTTTTGACGACATGATGGAACTGGGCGTCGAGGGAATGATGATCTCTCCCGGCTATCGCTACGAGAAAGCGCCTGACCAGGATCACTTCCTGGCGCGAAACGAAACGAAGTCGTTGTTTCGCCAGTTGCTCGACAACGCGAGAAACTGGCGTTTCAATCAAAGCCCGCTCTTTTTGGAGTTCCTCAAAGGGAACTATCAGTTGGAGTGTACGCCGTGGGGAAATCCAACCTACAATTTGTTCGGTTGGCAGAAGCCTTGCTATCTGATGGACGAAGGCTACTGCGAAACGTTTGCTGAATTGATGGCGACGACACAGTGGGAAAACTACGGCTGCGCCAGCGGCAATCCCAAGTGCGCTGACTGCATGGTTCACAGCGGCTACGAACCGAGCGCCGTCGACGCGACCTTCGGTTCGCTGGGAGGCTTCTGGAATACGGTCAAACTAACGCTGCTCGGTCCCCCCAAACAAAGCACCAAGCCGCTCGCCGCGCCGGCCGATCGATCGCCGCAAGAGCTCAAGCTGCGCCGCGATATCCCCAGCGCCAAACCATCGCCGACCACGCGTCCCGATGACATTCCGCTCCCGCTGATCAATGATCGCTAG
- a CDS encoding ATP-binding protein, translated as MRNVLVEHFRGYIFAIAATAAALWVRSLLDPVLQERLPFGVFYLSVIISAWLGGTHAAAVAMVLGTLAAAHFIIPPASSLWITEPADWVSLLIYAIVGCVTIVTFEKTRCDQRNAEQRSTENQALTETLKKSDLQKDEYLALLAHELRNPLAPIATSVDLMARCRDDGRRFDALRRAVQRQLSQLVRIVDDLLDVSRYLQGKMRLVRDPFDFREAIGAAVEMLQPQIDEREHDVRLLIPDEPIGVNGDRVRLVQVVSNLLSNSAKYTPRRGRICIDLRTENGVAILAVSDNGVGIAEGDRARIFEAFAQVDSSHTRDHGGLGLGLALVRQLCELHNGTVDAISRGPGKGSRFEVRLPLVELPTPAIRVVKSRELVDLASTSVMIVDDNRDAAETLSMLLTFEGMKITVAYDGPMALDLLRRQKPQFILLDIGLPGMDGYEVARRIRADQRQDGVKIIALTGWGGPEDRRRSKEAGFDDHVVKPVDPGSLVALLRDVQPQSA; from the coding sequence ATGCGAAATGTTTTGGTGGAGCATTTTCGCGGTTACATTTTCGCCATCGCCGCAACGGCGGCCGCGCTGTGGGTCAGGTCGCTGCTTGACCCGGTGCTGCAAGAGCGGCTTCCCTTCGGCGTCTTCTATCTATCGGTGATCATCAGCGCTTGGCTTGGGGGCACGCATGCCGCCGCTGTCGCCATGGTGTTGGGAACTTTGGCCGCTGCTCATTTTATCATTCCGCCGGCCTCCAGTTTGTGGATCACCGAGCCTGCGGACTGGGTCTCTTTGTTGATCTATGCGATTGTCGGTTGCGTTACGATTGTGACGTTTGAAAAGACGCGTTGCGATCAACGCAACGCGGAGCAACGTTCGACCGAAAACCAGGCGCTGACCGAAACGCTGAAGAAGTCGGACCTGCAAAAAGATGAGTACCTGGCGCTGTTGGCCCATGAACTGCGCAATCCGCTGGCTCCGATCGCGACCAGCGTTGACCTGATGGCTCGTTGTCGTGATGACGGTCGCCGCTTTGATGCGCTCCGCCGCGCCGTTCAGCGTCAGTTGTCGCAATTGGTCCGTATCGTTGACGATTTGCTCGACGTATCCCGTTATTTACAGGGAAAGATGCGGCTGGTGCGCGATCCGTTTGATTTTCGAGAAGCGATTGGCGCCGCGGTCGAAATGTTGCAGCCGCAAATCGACGAGCGAGAACATGACGTTCGACTATTGATTCCGGACGAACCGATCGGCGTCAATGGAGATCGTGTTCGCTTAGTCCAGGTCGTCTCTAATTTGCTGAGCAACTCGGCGAAATACACGCCTCGTCGGGGTCGCATCTGTATTGATCTGCGAACCGAAAACGGGGTCGCGATTCTCGCCGTGTCGGACAACGGCGTCGGCATTGCGGAAGGGGATCGCGCTCGCATTTTTGAAGCGTTCGCCCAAGTCGATTCTTCGCATACTCGCGACCATGGCGGGCTCGGTCTAGGATTGGCCCTGGTGCGACAATTGTGCGAGTTGCATAACGGAACGGTCGACGCAATCAGCCGAGGTCCCGGCAAGGGGAGCCGCTTTGAGGTTCGTCTGCCGCTGGTCGAATTGCCGACGCCGGCTATTCGCGTGGTCAAAAGTCGCGAGTTGGTCGATCTTGCTTCGACATCGGTCATGATCGTCGACGACAATCGAGATGCGGCCGAGACGTTGTCGATGTTATTGACCTTCGAGGGGATGAAGATCACCGTCGCCTATGATGGACCGATGGCGCTCGATTTGCTGCGACGCCAGAAGCCGCAGTTCATCTTGCTCGATATCGGTCTTCCCGGAATGGACGGATATGAAGTGGCTCGGCGCATTCGCGCCGATCAGCGGCAAGACGGGGTGAAGATTATCGCATTGACCGGCTGGGGCGGACCCGAGGATCGTCGCCGCAGCAAAGAGGCTGGCTTCGATGACCACGTCGTCAAACCGGTCGATCCCGGCAGTTTGGTCGCGCTGCTGCGTGACGTACAGCCGCAATCGGCTTAA
- a CDS encoding prenyltransferase/squalene oxidase repeat-containing protein, translating to MEGASPTASNRISQYAVDLRAKARAAAASTCDWLLSHQHADGHWCAELEGDSILQSEYILLLAWLGKERTEIARRCAAHLLKQQEPNGAWTQFPGAPIDVGSSVKAYFALKLTGHDASAEYMVRARNAILEAGGADKVNSFTRFYLALLGQIPFELCPAVPPEMVLLPNWSPINIYRISSWSRTIFVPLSIVWAHRAARDIVEDVSIHELFIRKPQDWPELRCPGLEKSPGLFSWDRFFRTADSGLKLLEKYGLRPLRKRAVRQAKQWMLDRFQQSDGPGAIFPPIVWSAIALRTLGYAEDSQEVQYCLDHLERLVLEDGETTKLQPCKSPVWDTSISLRALAAAGMGLAQEPTCRGVEWLLSKEVRVHGDWTNNVDCEPGGWFFEYENAFYPDNDDTSMGIMALADQLAAANITLEVHPGDTLANTSVVVGGRGITEQLASSSAAMMEQAAAATRRAVAWMVAMQNKDGGWGAFDKNNDAEFLCHVPFADHNAMIDPSTPDLSARVIESFGRLGVTIESPGKLGDTVRRAVAYIRANQLSDGSWFGRWGVNYIYGTWQCLVGLRAVGVPANDPAIEQGKLWLLAHQQACGGWGESCETYEDPSLRGQGSPTASQTAWALLGIIAAGGANLPEVIHGVQYLMDTQRGDGAWDEIEFTGTGFPRVFYLKYHYYPIYFPLLALAEWNRATARS from the coding sequence ATGGAAGGCGCCTCCCCCACGGCGAGCAATCGCATCTCACAATACGCTGTCGACCTGCGCGCGAAAGCCCGCGCGGCAGCAGCTTCGACCTGCGATTGGCTCCTCTCACACCAACATGCGGACGGTCATTGGTGCGCCGAGCTCGAGGGAGACTCGATCCTGCAAAGCGAGTACATTCTGTTGCTCGCCTGGCTTGGCAAAGAGCGAACCGAAATCGCTCGGCGCTGCGCCGCCCATCTGCTGAAACAACAAGAGCCCAACGGCGCCTGGACGCAATTTCCCGGCGCGCCGATTGATGTCGGCTCCAGCGTAAAAGCCTACTTCGCGCTGAAACTGACCGGCCATGACGCGTCGGCCGAGTATATGGTCCGCGCTCGCAACGCGATTCTCGAAGCCGGCGGCGCCGACAAGGTCAACAGCTTTACGCGGTTCTATCTGGCGCTGCTCGGTCAGATTCCGTTCGAGCTTTGCCCAGCCGTTCCACCCGAGATGGTCTTGCTGCCCAACTGGTCGCCGATCAACATCTATCGAATCAGCTCGTGGTCACGAACGATCTTTGTGCCGCTGTCGATCGTCTGGGCTCATCGAGCGGCCCGCGACATTGTTGAAGACGTGTCGATCCACGAACTTTTCATTCGCAAGCCGCAAGATTGGCCCGAGCTCCGTTGTCCAGGTCTAGAAAAATCTCCCGGGCTGTTCAGCTGGGATCGTTTCTTCCGCACCGCCGATAGCGGACTGAAACTGCTCGAAAAGTATGGCCTACGTCCGCTGCGCAAACGAGCGGTGCGCCAAGCCAAGCAGTGGATGCTCGACCGCTTTCAGCAAAGCGACGGTCCCGGCGCAATCTTTCCGCCGATCGTCTGGAGCGCCATCGCGCTGCGAACGCTCGGCTACGCCGAAGACAGCCAAGAGGTTCAGTATTGCCTGGATCATCTGGAGCGTCTGGTGCTCGAAGACGGCGAGACGACCAAGCTGCAACCGTGTAAATCGCCGGTCTGGGATACGTCGATCTCGCTTCGAGCTTTGGCCGCCGCCGGAATGGGACTCGCCCAAGAGCCAACCTGCCGCGGCGTCGAATGGTTGCTGTCGAAAGAGGTTCGCGTCCACGGCGACTGGACCAATAACGTCGACTGCGAACCAGGAGGCTGGTTCTTCGAGTATGAAAACGCGTTCTATCCTGACAACGACGATACGTCGATGGGGATCATGGCGCTGGCTGATCAATTGGCCGCCGCCAACATCACGCTAGAAGTCCACCCCGGCGACACGTTGGCCAATACTTCGGTCGTTGTCGGCGGTCGCGGCATTACCGAGCAACTCGCCAGCTCCTCCGCCGCGATGATGGAACAAGCGGCCGCAGCGACGCGTCGCGCCGTCGCGTGGATGGTCGCGATGCAAAACAAAGATGGCGGTTGGGGCGCGTTCGACAAGAACAACGACGCCGAGTTCCTCTGCCATGTGCCGTTCGCCGATCACAACGCGATGATCGATCCTAGCACTCCCGATCTTTCGGCCCGCGTGATCGAATCGTTTGGTCGACTCGGCGTCACGATCGAATCCCCCGGCAAGCTGGGCGATACGGTTCGTCGCGCCGTCGCTTACATTCGGGCCAATCAACTCTCAGACGGCTCGTGGTTCGGCCGCTGGGGCGTCAACTACATCTATGGCACTTGGCAGTGCCTGGTCGGTCTGCGGGCTGTCGGCGTGCCGGCCAACGATCCCGCGATCGAACAAGGGAAGCTCTGGTTGCTCGCGCATCAACAAGCCTGCGGCGGTTGGGGCGAATCGTGCGAAACGTACGAAGACCCGTCGCTACGCGGACAAGGGAGCCCAACCGCTTCGCAAACCGCTTGGGCGCTGCTAGGAATCATCGCCGCCGGCGGCGCCAACTTGCCTGAAGTTATTCACGGCGTGCAGTATCTGATGGATACGCAGCGCGGAGATGGAGCCTGGGACGAAATCGAGTTCACGGGAACCGGTTTCCCCCGCGTCTTCTATCTGAAGTATCACTATTACCCGATCTATTTTCCCCTCTTGGCCTTGGCCGAGTGGAACCGCGCAACCGCGCGAAGTTAG
- a CDS encoding glycosyltransferase family 39 protein, which produces MSKKSRRERNASSSPDASEAPPPLHDLRRFVPAALLALLSFGYLLLYFQTPLPVYHQEPANRLTVLFTILGNFSSVLATWADLLVDPLPFLTQRTPVLLSASVILVVATLIGRFLLTRIGLSAILSRLETFVLSTALGMAAVSLWTFLIGFSGLLHYPLLILAPLLLFAGWGAFDWYQQRRLSSEESPKREPIPWPWPWIAAAAPIVICTLLGGMMPPYEYDVLEYHLRLPTEWLASGRIAVESYNAYSGLPMGAEMFALLPMTLWPSDQAWFFGALVGKTLISMFAPLTALAAYCAAKRIAGAYAGQIAAVVVVGTPWIVFVAVYGLVDGVWAFYSLTAIFAAILWFQAKRSSNDVTSAQLPRRALLAGLLAGMATACKYPALPLLVMPLAIWISLEGGRLNFKSAIAFTIGVTLLFAPWLIKNIVYTGNPVYPLAGSVFADSIRSPAQIAQWRAAHRVPTDAAGHSFTPSLLINGLKKVAYASEWTNVALTPLALAAIAVFSVARWSPRSFPEDESDWSLADAAVWRLALYAVYYFAVWWLFTHRYDRFLIPLAPVVALLAGYGAARFWETGWRVACNTIAAMGLLFCFFWINWQNSFLAPTYYFTDYQLLKEANAGPDVPLLAALVPPDHCAIVEGKADVFYMQTPIHYHTCFDSSPLVWLKDKTAAQRKEILHARKVSHVYVNWNEIARFRSPGNYGFAELVTPEFIAELVAQNVLRPVPPPSSDDENQPQAAWGEFYEVIP; this is translated from the coding sequence ATGTCGAAAAAATCTCGCCGCGAGCGAAACGCTTCCTCGTCTCCTGACGCATCAGAAGCGCCCCCCCCCCTCCACGATCTGCGGCGATTTGTCCCAGCAGCGCTGTTGGCGCTGCTGAGCTTCGGCTACTTGCTCCTCTATTTCCAAACGCCGCTGCCGGTCTATCACCAAGAACCGGCTAACCGCCTAACCGTGCTGTTCACCATTCTGGGCAACTTCTCGTCAGTCTTAGCGACTTGGGCCGATCTGCTGGTCGATCCCCTTCCCTTCCTTACCCAGCGGACGCCGGTGCTGCTGTCGGCGAGCGTCATCCTTGTAGTCGCAACGCTCATCGGTCGATTTCTGCTGACCAGAATAGGTTTGTCGGCGATCTTGTCGCGATTGGAGACGTTCGTCCTTTCGACGGCTCTCGGCATGGCGGCCGTTTCGCTCTGGACGTTTCTCATTGGCTTTTCTGGTTTACTTCACTATCCCCTGTTAATCCTCGCTCCGCTCCTTTTGTTCGCCGGATGGGGAGCATTTGATTGGTATCAACAACGTCGGTTGAGCAGCGAAGAATCGCCCAAGCGTGAGCCAATCCCTTGGCCCTGGCCCTGGATCGCCGCGGCGGCGCCGATCGTTATTTGCACTTTATTAGGTGGGATGATGCCTCCTTACGAATACGACGTATTGGAGTATCACCTACGACTGCCGACTGAATGGCTCGCAAGCGGCCGGATCGCCGTGGAGTCTTACAACGCCTACAGCGGGCTGCCGATGGGCGCCGAGATGTTTGCGCTCTTGCCGATGACGCTGTGGCCCAGCGATCAAGCTTGGTTCTTTGGCGCGCTGGTCGGCAAGACGCTAATCAGCATGTTTGCGCCGCTAACCGCGCTTGCCGCTTACTGCGCCGCGAAACGCATCGCCGGAGCGTACGCTGGTCAAATTGCTGCCGTCGTCGTCGTCGGAACTCCCTGGATCGTCTTTGTCGCCGTCTATGGCCTGGTCGACGGCGTTTGGGCCTTTTACTCGTTGACGGCGATCTTTGCCGCGATCCTCTGGTTTCAAGCGAAACGCAGCAGCAACGACGTAACCTCAGCACAGCTTCCGCGACGCGCCCTGTTGGCCGGATTGCTGGCCGGTATGGCGACAGCCTGCAAGTATCCGGCCCTGCCGCTCTTGGTGATGCCGCTGGCCATTTGGATTTCGCTGGAAGGAGGCCGGCTGAACTTCAAGTCGGCCATCGCATTTACGATCGGCGTAACGTTGCTATTTGCGCCGTGGCTGATCAAAAACATCGTCTACACCGGCAACCCGGTCTATCCGTTGGCGGGATCGGTCTTCGCCGATTCGATTCGCTCACCCGCACAAATCGCCCAGTGGCGCGCCGCACATCGCGTTCCGACCGACGCCGCTGGGCACAGCTTCACGCCTAGCTTGCTGATCAACGGGCTAAAAAAAGTCGCCTATGCCAGCGAATGGACCAACGTGGCGCTGACGCCGTTGGCGCTGGCGGCGATCGCGGTCTTTTCCGTCGCACGTTGGTCGCCGCGGTCATTCCCTGAGGACGAATCCGATTGGTCGCTGGCCGACGCCGCGGTCTGGCGATTGGCTCTCTACGCGGTTTACTACTTCGCTGTTTGGTGGCTGTTCACGCATCGGTACGATCGCTTTTTGATCCCCTTGGCGCCGGTTGTCGCGTTGCTCGCCGGTTATGGCGCCGCACGATTTTGGGAGACTGGCTGGCGAGTCGCGTGCAACACGATCGCCGCCATGGGGCTACTCTTCTGTTTTTTTTGGATTAACTGGCAAAACTCGTTTCTGGCGCCCACCTATTACTTCACCGATTATCAATTGCTAAAAGAGGCCAACGCCGGCCCCGATGTCCCGTTGCTCGCAGCACTGGTTCCGCCTGATCACTGCGCGATTGTGGAAGGAAAAGCGGACGTCTTCTATATGCAGACGCCGATCCACTATCACACTTGCTTCGACAGCTCTCCCCTCGTTTGGCTGAAAGACAAAACCGCAGCCCAGCGAAAGGAGATCTTGCATGCCCGCAAAGTCAGCCATGTCTACGTAAACTGGAACGAAATTGCCCGTTTTCGCAGCCCCGGCAACTACGGCTTCGCCGAGTTGGTGACCCCCGAGTTTATCGCCGAACTGGTCGCCCAAAACGTCCTTCGCCCCGTTCCCCCGCCCTCTTCGGACGACGAAAATCAGCCGCAGGCGGCGTGGGGCGAATTTTACGAGGTCATTCCTTAA
- the proB gene encoding glutamate 5-kinase encodes MTDLLRQEIAATADLIVVKVGTRVLTAPDGTLNRERIAQFAEEMSRLLDSGRKMVLVSSGAVGAGMDRLKLKQRPTDLARLQAVAAVGQARLIEAYDQTLAVHGRHGAQVLLTAEDLDHRVRYLNIRNTLVSLLEFGVLPIINENDTVAVDELMTTFGDNDRLAARVTNLLRAPLLVILSDVAGLYDRSPDDPQAQVIPVVHKFDDQLMSFVRDKKTGLSKGGMASKLEAARLVTTAGENVIIASGRDPQAITKIVAGETIGTLFLPQGKTVSPRKRWIGFSVEPRGRIIVDDGAKRAVEESGRSLLAIGVVGVEGDFEKGDIVRVCGSDGSEIARGLINYSAAEVARIRGMQSDKISDILGHCPYVELIHRDNLTLSRAAK; translated from the coding sequence ATGACCGATCTTCTGCGCCAGGAAATCGCCGCGACCGCCGATCTGATCGTTGTGAAGGTCGGAACGCGCGTTCTGACCGCGCCGGATGGAACGCTCAATCGCGAGCGAATCGCCCAGTTTGCCGAAGAAATGAGCCGTTTGCTCGACTCAGGACGCAAGATGGTGCTGGTTTCTAGCGGAGCGGTCGGCGCCGGAATGGATCGCTTGAAGCTCAAGCAGCGGCCGACTGATCTGGCTCGCTTGCAAGCGGTCGCCGCGGTCGGTCAGGCTCGCTTGATTGAAGCATACGATCAAACGTTGGCCGTGCATGGCCGCCATGGCGCCCAGGTCTTGCTGACGGCCGAAGACCTTGACCATCGTGTCCGGTATCTTAATATCCGCAACACGCTCGTATCGCTGCTCGAGTTTGGCGTGCTGCCGATCATCAACGAGAACGATACCGTCGCCGTTGACGAGTTAATGACCACCTTTGGCGATAACGATCGTCTAGCGGCCCGCGTCACCAATCTGCTGCGAGCGCCGCTGTTGGTGATCTTGTCCGATGTCGCCGGTTTGTACGATCGCTCGCCCGATGATCCGCAGGCCCAGGTCATTCCGGTCGTGCACAAATTTGACGACCAGTTAATGTCGTTCGTCCGCGACAAAAAGACAGGCCTCTCAAAAGGGGGCATGGCCAGCAAGTTAGAAGCGGCTCGGCTGGTGACGACGGCCGGCGAGAACGTGATCATCGCGTCTGGGCGCGATCCGCAGGCGATCACCAAAATCGTCGCCGGCGAAACGATCGGCACCCTCTTCTTGCCGCAAGGGAAAACGGTCTCGCCGCGGAAGCGTTGGATCGGTTTCTCGGTCGAACCACGGGGACGCATCATCGTCGACGACGGAGCGAAGCGCGCCGTCGAAGAATCAGGACGCAGTCTGTTGGCGATCGGCGTAGTTGGCGTCGAAGGAGACTTTGAAAAAGGGGACATCGTCCGCGTTTGCGGATCGGATGGATCGGAGATCGCTCGCGGCCTAATCAACTATTCGGCCGCCGAAGTGGCCCGCATTCGCGGCATGCAAAGCGACAAGATCAGTGACATCTTGGGGCATTGTCCCTACGTCGAACTGATCCATCGCGACAATCTAACGCTCAGCCGCGCCGCGAAGTAG
- a CDS encoding DUF1559 domain-containing protein yields MSIQRFSRNGFTLVELLVVIAIIGVLIALLLPAVQQAREAARRMQCSNNLKQQGLAMHTHHDTYLAFPDGAPNSQRPNWRFQLLPGLEQKSLFDQVDPDGAMHSGCNSSSTYGQQAYDSNLILIDLAIPAYSCPSSALPTNEPGGNMCNYDRLQTHDYVGVSGAFPDPADRDDVCSTGADYGVYCNTGMLVPNKKLKFRDATDGTTNTIMVSEQSAPVGNSDYRANYHGGWRGWSSSGDVVTKTGAHHISGITSVAFAINTKTGQSGGDLIPRSNSAYSGNTILTSYHPGGIQVLLTDGSVRFVGETLDFLTLRQLCVRDDGLVIGPF; encoded by the coding sequence ATGTCTATTCAAAGATTTTCTCGCAACGGTTTTACGCTCGTGGAACTGTTGGTTGTGATCGCAATTATCGGCGTTTTGATCGCGCTCCTTTTGCCGGCTGTGCAACAAGCTCGCGAAGCGGCTCGGCGGATGCAATGCAGTAACAACCTGAAGCAACAAGGTTTGGCGATGCATACGCATCACGACACCTATCTGGCCTTTCCCGATGGAGCTCCGAATTCGCAGCGTCCTAACTGGCGGTTTCAGCTCTTACCGGGTCTGGAGCAAAAGTCGCTTTTCGATCAGGTTGATCCCGATGGAGCGATGCATTCCGGCTGCAACTCGAGCAGCACTTATGGTCAGCAAGCGTACGACTCCAATCTCATTTTGATCGACTTGGCAATTCCGGCCTACAGCTGTCCTTCCAGCGCACTGCCGACCAACGAGCCTGGCGGCAACATGTGCAACTATGATCGACTTCAAACGCATGATTATGTCGGAGTCAGCGGCGCTTTTCCCGATCCGGCCGATCGGGACGACGTCTGCTCGACCGGCGCCGATTACGGCGTCTATTGCAATACCGGGATGCTGGTGCCCAATAAGAAGTTAAAGTTCCGCGACGCTACCGATGGGACAACCAATACGATTATGGTCTCCGAGCAATCGGCCCCAGTCGGCAACAGCGACTATCGAGCCAACTACCATGGCGGCTGGCGCGGCTGGTCCAGCAGTGGAGACGTTGTCACAAAAACCGGTGCGCATCACATTTCTGGAATCACGTCGGTAGCGTTCGCGATTAATACGAAGACCGGCCAATCAGGCGGCGACTTGATTCCGAGATCAAACTCGGCATACTCCGGCAATACGATTCTTACATCGTATCACCCCGGTGGAATTCAAGTTTTGCTGACCGATGGTTCGGTCCGATTTGTCGGGGAGACGCTTGATTTCCTCACGCTTCGCCAGCTGTGCGTTCGTGACGACGGACTCGTGATTGGACCTTTCTAG
- a CDS encoding response regulator produces MLVLSRRAKEKIVFPNLAITVELLQIRGKMVKIGIDAPKEVSIMRPDACSEEELEEMQRKASPLLGSHQFRNRLNTLNLGLHLCSKQIDAGMTVEATNTLQRLLAELKDLDAEVGQGRASIQRGKSSDKSRNLLVVEDDDNERELLAGLLRMYGFNVSVAKDGQAALEYLALNDLPDYVLLDLSMPRFDGPATLRVLRNDPRMGKLKVFAVTGSDPKQFADDGNDPEDQFDAWFRKPLDPAEIVEAVSQKIRPALAAH; encoded by the coding sequence ATGTTAGTCCTTTCTCGCCGCGCTAAAGAAAAGATCGTTTTCCCCAATCTTGCGATCACCGTCGAGTTGCTGCAGATTCGGGGAAAAATGGTGAAGATCGGTATCGATGCTCCCAAAGAGGTATCGATCATGCGTCCTGACGCTTGCAGCGAAGAAGAGCTGGAAGAAATGCAACGCAAGGCTTCTCCCTTGCTAGGGAGCCATCAGTTTCGCAATCGCCTGAACACGCTCAATCTGGGTCTGCATCTTTGCAGCAAGCAGATTGACGCCGGAATGACCGTCGAAGCGACCAATACGCTGCAACGACTGCTGGCGGAACTGAAAGATCTTGACGCCGAAGTCGGCCAAGGCCGCGCCTCAATCCAACGCGGCAAATCAAGCGACAAGTCGCGCAATCTACTCGTAGTCGAAGATGACGACAACGAACGTGAGTTGCTCGCAGGCCTGCTGCGGATGTACGGCTTCAACGTCTCCGTCGCCAAAGATGGCCAGGCGGCGCTCGAATATCTGGCGCTGAACGACCTGCCTGACTACGTGCTGCTCGACCTCAGCATGCCGCGGTTCGACGGACCAGCCACATTGCGCGTCTTGCGAAATGACCCTCGGATGGGCAAGCTGAAAGTTTTTGCCGTCACCGGCAGCGATCCGAAGCAATTTGCAGACGACGGAAACGATCCCGAAGATCAATTCGACGCTTGGTTCCGCAAGCCGCTGGATCCGGCCGAGATTGTCGAAGCGGTCAGCCAGAAGATTCGTCCGGCGCTAGCGGCTCACTAA